The following are from one region of the Microbacterium sp. cx-55 genome:
- a CDS encoding spermidine synthase, translating to MARARREDVPRPEARLSDGTIARIVPSGFTSGYELEVAGTPQSHVDLDDPTHLHFEYVGRMGAVIDQLRMPRQPLTAVHLGGGALTIPRYIEHTRPGSRQQVIELEPTLVELVRAELPLPRGAAIRIRIGDAREGLGRLPAALVGNVDLLVADVFAGAQTPAHLTTVEFYRAAAALLAPDGVLLVNVADGSGLAFARRQVATVRAVLPEIALLAEVQTLKGRRFGNLVLAASAAPLPTEWLPRLMAAGPHPAKVAHGEELEDFARGASPATDADATPSPMPASSVFER from the coding sequence ATGGCCCGGGCCCGACGCGAAGATGTCCCTCGTCCCGAGGCGCGCCTCTCGGACGGCACGATCGCCCGCATTGTCCCCTCGGGGTTCACGAGCGGGTACGAGCTTGAGGTCGCCGGCACCCCGCAGTCGCACGTCGATCTCGACGACCCCACCCACCTGCACTTCGAATACGTCGGGCGGATGGGCGCGGTGATCGACCAGCTCCGGATGCCGCGCCAACCCCTGACCGCCGTCCACCTCGGCGGTGGCGCCCTGACGATCCCCCGCTACATCGAGCACACTCGCCCGGGGTCCCGCCAACAGGTGATCGAGCTCGAGCCCACACTGGTCGAGCTGGTGCGCGCCGAGCTACCGCTCCCCCGCGGCGCGGCCATCCGTATCCGGATCGGTGACGCCCGCGAGGGTCTCGGCCGTCTTCCCGCGGCGCTCGTCGGCAACGTGGATCTGCTGGTGGCGGACGTGTTCGCCGGCGCGCAGACCCCGGCGCACCTGACGACCGTCGAGTTCTACCGCGCCGCGGCCGCCCTCCTCGCCCCCGACGGCGTGCTGCTGGTGAACGTCGCCGACGGTTCGGGCCTTGCGTTCGCGCGCCGGCAGGTCGCGACCGTGCGCGCCGTGCTGCCGGAGATCGCGCTGCTGGCCGAGGTGCAGACGCTGAAGGGCCGGCGCTTCGGCAACCTCGTGCTCGCCGCATCCGCCGCCCCGCTCCCCACCGAGTGGCTGCCGCGACTGATGGCCGCCGGTCCCCACCCGGCGAAGGTCGCGCACGGCGAGGAGCTCGAGGACTTCGCCCGCGGCGCGAGTCCCGCGACGGATGCCGATGCCACCCCGTCGCCGATGCCCGCCTCCTCCGTCTTCGAGCGCTGA